One genomic segment of Pandoraea thiooxydans includes these proteins:
- a CDS encoding urease subunit beta, giving the protein MIPGELIAADGELELNVGRATIVVTVANSGDRPVQVGSHFHFAEVNDALRFDRAAARGFRLNIAAGTAVRFEPGQERTVELVELAGERAVFGFNAQVMGRL; this is encoded by the coding sequence ATGATCCCGGGAGAACTCATCGCCGCCGACGGCGAGCTCGAACTGAACGTCGGCCGCGCGACGATCGTCGTGACGGTCGCCAACAGCGGCGACCGGCCGGTGCAGGTCGGTTCGCATTTTCATTTTGCCGAAGTCAACGATGCACTGCGCTTCGACCGCGCGGCCGCCCGCGGCTTTCGCCTCAATATCGCCGCGGGCACCGCCGTGCGCTTCGAGCCGGGTCAGGAACGCACCGTGGAGTTGGTCGAGCTCGCGGGCGAGCGCGCCGTCTTCGGCTTCAACGCTCAAGTGATGGGGAGACTCTGA